One segment of Triticum aestivum cultivar Chinese Spring chromosome 2A, IWGSC CS RefSeq v2.1, whole genome shotgun sequence DNA contains the following:
- the LOC123188264 gene encoding uncharacterized protein isoform X2, with protein sequence MALAGAAQSSSCRRVSKERDKDQGYKVVERLRDMYHELVPQAAAHMVCLRVVLPASGPSTSSPKIAIMINKSDESNLIGDTSYLFCNCM encoded by the exons ATGGCGCTGGCAGGGGCCGCGCAGAGCTCCAGTTGCCGTCG TGTTTCTAAAGAAAGGGACAAGGATCAGGGCTATAAGGTTGTTGAAAGACTCAGAGACATGTACCATGAATTGG TTCCGCAAGCTGCGGCACACATGGTCTGCCTCCGTGTCGTCCTACCTGCTTCAGGGCCCTCTACTTCTTCCCCCAAGATTGCCATTATGATTAACAAATCTGACGAGAGCAATTTAATTGGTGACACATCATATTTATTCTGCAACTGCATGTGA
- the LOC123188264 gene encoding uncharacterized protein isoform X1 encodes MMSSTPSSTSTAGTPTQRSGFGRSTPRARSSTPCSATSSPPAWGPAVVLARASDGAVDWSRPDAPAVEEVVGPDGVDFVTGDGDLAFGSGVRVRDMVGPFELVVCDGAGRGRAELQLPSFRKLRHTWSASVSSYLLQGPLLLPPRLPL; translated from the exons ATGATGTCATCGACGCCATCGTCGACAAGTACGGCTGGGACCCCGACGCAGAGGTCCGGGTTTGGCCGCTCGACGCCGAGGGCGCGCTCGTCGACGCCGTGCAGTGCTACGAGTTCCCCGCCCGCATGGGGCCCCGCAGTCGTGCTGGCGCGGGCCTCCGACGGGGCCGTCGATTGGAGCCGCCCCGACGCCCCCGCGGTGGAGGAGGTGGTCGGGCCTGACGGGGTCGACTTCGTGACCGGCGATGGCGACCTGGCATTCGGCTCCGGCGTTAGGGTCCGTGACATGGTAGGGCCATTCGAGCTGGTGGTCTGCGATGGCGCTGGCAGGGGCCGCGCAGAGCTCCAGTTGCCGTCG TTCCGCAAGCTGCGGCACACATGGTCTGCCTCCGTGTCGTCCTACCTGCTTCAGGGCCCTCTACTTCTTCCCCCAAGATTGCCATTATGA